CCAACCAGTGAAATACCTCGTGGAAAACAGCCATGGAAGCGATGAAGGGGAACAGGGTTTTTACACGATGTACGATGACTGGTTCACCGATTATGTTTATGAAGTAATCATTAACAAAAAGTATCTAACGGATGAGATTAAAAAAATCTTCGCGCAGGAACCAATTCATTTACCCCTTTGGGACCCTATGGCCCAGTTGTTGAAGGTTGAATAAACTTCCACTGATGAAAATTTCCTATCTCCTGCCCCGCGGTTTTCCTTCGGATATCTGGACGCTTTTCGCTACTAGCATCATCAGTGCGGTGGGCTTTTCTGTCACCATGCCCTATATGAGCCTGTATCTGAACAATGTCCTTCATATCCCAATGAGTCTTGTCGGAGGGATCTTAATGACTGCTCAAATACTCGGAGCATTTGTTGGACTTTATGGAGGAGAAATAAGCGATAGGTTTGGTCGAAAATTCATCATGGTTCGTTCTCTGGCTGCTCGGTTTTTGCTCTTCACACTCATCGGAATAATCATTGGGAAGTGGCATAATGGCTATGTGATCTTTGTTTTTCTCCTTCTCAATTCCATATTATTCTCTTTCTATATCCCTGCCTCACAAGCCTATGTGGCAGATTTAACCCGAGAAAATCAAAGACTCAAAGCTTACGGGTTATTGCGCATGGGTGGGAATTTGGGCTGGGCATTAGGACCAGCACTTGGTGGGCTTCTCGCCACAATTGACTATGCCTATCTGTTCTTTGTAACCGCCTTCTGTATGCTCATTGCCACATTGGTTTTACAAATTTTTTGTAAAGAATCCGGGGATTTCCGAAAAAGAAATGACGAGAGCACACTCCCTAATCATACCAACAATAAGAAAATTGCCGTTGATTTAAGAGAAATATTTTCGGTGCTCAAGGACCGTAAGTTTCTCAGCTTTACCATGATTTCCTTAGCGATTTTTATTGTCTGGGGACAACTCGTCTCTCCTTTATCAATCTATTCGGTCAATAGAATCGGAATAACGAAAAGCCAGTTGGGAATTTTATTTTCCATTAACGGCTTTATGGTGGTGATATTTCAATACTTCATCACCCATCTCATACCCGAAAAAAAAGAACTTCAAGCGTTGTGGGTGGGTTCTTTGATTTACGGGATAGGTTATCTTACTTTAGGTTTTGCCCAAAACTTCTCGTTTCTTATTTTCACCATGGTGATCATAACCATTGCCGAAATGGTTATCACCCCTTCGAGTCAGAGTTATGCTTCAAGGATTGCCCGAAGTGAAAATCGGGGGCGGTATCTGGCATTCTACAACCTATCCCAGACCTTTGGCTGGGCATTGGGCCCCCTCCTGGGTGGTATTCTTCTCGATATATTCCCAGGTCGTTCCATTTACATCTGGGTAATCATTTTCTTGATTGCCATTCTTGCGGCGATTGGTTTTATGCTTTTTAAAAACATTAACGAACAGGATTGAAATGTGGCGCACTGTCCAGGTAATCGTTAATGCCCGCGCTGGTGCCAATTGTGGACAAAGGATACTGAAAAATATCCAGATGGCTCTGACAAAATCCGGTTTAAAACCATTCATCACCTTGACCCGGTATCGTGGTCATGCCCAACATCTTGCCAGGGAAGCTGTGAAGAACAATTTTGATCTAATCATCAGTGTCGGAGGAGATGGCACAATAAACGAAATCATTAATGGGATGATGGAGTGGAACGATAAGCTTG
The nucleotide sequence above comes from candidate division WOR-3 bacterium. Encoded proteins:
- a CDS encoding MFS transporter, with the protein product MKISYLLPRGFPSDIWTLFATSIISAVGFSVTMPYMSLYLNNVLHIPMSLVGGILMTAQILGAFVGLYGGEISDRFGRKFIMVRSLAARFLLFTLIGIIIGKWHNGYVIFVFLLLNSILFSFYIPASQAYVADLTRENQRLKAYGLLRMGGNLGWALGPALGGLLATIDYAYLFFVTAFCMLIATLVLQIFCKESGDFRKRNDESTLPNHTNNKKIAVDLREIFSVLKDRKFLSFTMISLAIFIVWGQLVSPLSIYSVNRIGITKSQLGILFSINGFMVVIFQYFITHLIPEKKELQALWVGSLIYGIGYLTLGFAQNFSFLIFTMVIITIAEMVITPSSQSYASRIARSENRGRYLAFYNLSQTFGWALGPLLGGILLDIFPGRSIYIWVIIFLIAILAAIGFMLFKNINEQD